Proteins co-encoded in one Streptomyces sp. NBC_01283 genomic window:
- a CDS encoding FhaA domain-containing protein, with protein sequence MRVISLIEHTMERWTTTVWTLLSPPKQQRGEVVAILRRQCDDSALILGRERVLVPNSFVIDLPPESHRRLTTTSTELSRYLAAQVHRHAAEQGYTFAGPVAVSLRSAGGEAVGRFRIHGHIAPQSRG encoded by the coding sequence ATGCGAGTCATCAGCCTGATCGAGCACACCATGGAGCGTTGGACGACCACCGTGTGGACCCTGCTGTCGCCGCCCAAACAGCAGCGCGGGGAAGTGGTCGCCATACTGCGCAGGCAGTGCGACGACAGCGCGTTGATCCTCGGGCGCGAGCGCGTTCTCGTGCCCAATTCGTTCGTCATCGACCTGCCGCCGGAGAGCCACCGCCGGCTCACCACCACCAGCACCGAGCTGAGCCGCTACCTCGCCGCCCAGGTGCACCGCCACGCCGCCGAGCAGGGATATACGTTCGCGGGTCCGGTGGCGGTCAGCCTGCGGTCGGCCGGTGGTGAAGCGGTCGGCAGGTTCCGGATTCACGGCCATATCGCCCCGCAGAGCAGGGGGTGA
- a CDS encoding PRC-barrel domain-containing protein, with translation MMLLSQVLGHPVISAEDARPAGELAGLGIDPLTRRITELYLRDAKSGGDSVPWARVRGMGPDAVIIDTGGTDATEAGHGGSHSRAHKRLLGKRVLTEYGEDIGTLTEVTFDPDTGSVGDLHVGREQVPGSRLVGIGPYALVVGAGQHPTAAG, from the coding sequence ATGATGCTGCTCAGCCAGGTCCTGGGTCATCCGGTCATCAGCGCCGAGGACGCGCGCCCCGCCGGGGAGCTCGCGGGACTCGGCATCGATCCGCTGACCCGCCGGATCACGGAGCTGTACCTGCGGGACGCCAAGAGCGGCGGCGACAGCGTCCCTTGGGCGCGGGTGCGCGGCATGGGGCCGGACGCCGTGATCATCGACACCGGCGGCACGGACGCGACGGAGGCGGGTCACGGCGGCTCGCACTCCCGCGCGCACAAGAGGCTGCTGGGCAAGCGGGTCCTCACCGAGTACGGCGAGGACATCGGCACGCTCACCGAGGTCACCTTCGACCCGGACACCGGCAGCGTGGGCGATCTCCACGTGGGGCGCGAGCAGGTCCCCGGCAGCCGCCTCGTCGGCATCGGCCCCTATGCCCTGGTCGTCGGGGCGGGGCAGCATCCCACGGCCGCGGGCTGA
- a CDS encoding PRC-barrel domain-containing protein: protein MSTLMLAAELTKRPVVTLGGEAVAQVKDTVFDAAGARITGFTLAGRGLLSGPLKQSLPWSGVHALGPDAVMIPSTEVLQARDAVVDRGEADTGQVRGARVLSDAGLELGTVLDAVVEGGTSGRVVGFEITTTEAMGRHERRAFLPTHGQLAMTGDTLVIPARLAGQAVDDLDALAADRQRTRTAGETGFRKGNGR, encoded by the coding sequence GTGAGCACGCTGATGCTCGCCGCCGAACTGACCAAGCGGCCCGTGGTCACGCTCGGCGGGGAAGCGGTGGCCCAGGTGAAGGACACCGTCTTCGACGCGGCGGGCGCACGGATCACCGGTTTCACGCTGGCGGGCCGCGGGCTGCTGTCCGGTCCGCTCAAGCAGAGCCTGCCCTGGTCCGGGGTCCACGCGCTGGGGCCGGACGCGGTGATGATCCCGTCCACCGAGGTCCTACAGGCCAGGGACGCGGTGGTGGACAGGGGCGAGGCCGACACGGGACAGGTGCGTGGCGCCCGGGTACTGAGCGATGCGGGGCTTGAACTGGGCACGGTGCTGGACGCGGTGGTCGAGGGCGGCACGAGCGGGCGGGTGGTGGGCTTCGAGATCACGACCACCGAGGCGATGGGCCGGCACGAGCGCAGGGCCTTTTTGCCGACGCACGGTCAACTGGCGATGACCGGGGACACGTTGGTGATCCCGGCGCGGCTGGCCGGGCAGGCGGTGGACGACCTCGACGCGCTGGCCGCGGACCGGCAGCGGACGCGGACCGCGGGTGAGACGGGATTCCGGAAGGGGAACGGCCGATGA
- a CDS encoding RNA polymerase sigma factor SigF gives MSYAERHTADPDISRRTADLRALSKTLFARLDAVEEGTPEHSYVRNSLVELNLNLVRYAAHRMRPRDESYEDVVQVGTIGLIKAINRFELERGVEFTTFALPTIMGEIKRFFRDTTWAVRVPRRLQELRIDLVKATTDLEQTNGHTPTTAELAEHLDLDEAEISEGLTAANGYTTASLDFPADGVDSDDTLADHVGYRDPELDKVEDLHSLKPLIAALPERERQILGMRFAADMTQSEIGAELGISQMHVSRILSRTLGRLRGKLLDKR, from the coding sequence ATGTCGTACGCCGAACGACATACCGCCGACCCCGACATCAGCCGCCGCACGGCCGACCTCCGCGCCCTCTCCAAGACGCTGTTCGCCCGGCTGGACGCCGTGGAGGAAGGAACGCCGGAGCACTCCTACGTACGCAACTCGCTGGTGGAGCTGAACCTCAACCTCGTGCGGTACGCGGCGCACCGGATGCGCCCGCGCGACGAATCGTACGAAGACGTCGTCCAGGTGGGCACGATCGGTCTGATCAAGGCGATCAACCGCTTCGAGCTGGAGCGGGGCGTGGAGTTCACCACCTTCGCGCTACCGACGATCATGGGCGAGATCAAGCGCTTCTTCCGCGACACCACCTGGGCCGTGCGCGTTCCCCGCCGGCTGCAGGAGCTCCGCATCGACCTGGTGAAGGCCACCACCGATCTCGAGCAGACGAACGGGCACACCCCGACCACGGCCGAACTCGCCGAGCACCTGGACCTGGACGAGGCCGAGATCAGCGAAGGTCTCACCGCGGCCAACGGCTACACCACGGCCTCCCTGGACTTCCCCGCCGACGGCGTCGACTCCGACGACACGCTGGCCGACCACGTCGGCTACCGCGATCCGGAGCTGGACAAGGTCGAGGACCTGCACTCCCTGAAGCCGCTCATCGCCGCGCTGCCGGAACGCGAACGCCAGATCCTCGGGATGCGCTTCGCCGCCGACATGACGCAGAGTGAGATCGGTGCGGAGCTGGGCATTTCCCAGATGCACGTCTCACGCATCCTCAGCAGGACCCTCGGACGCCTGCGGGGCAAGCTCCTCGACAAGAGGTAG